A DNA window from uncultured Methanoregula sp. contains the following coding sequences:
- a CDS encoding rubredoxin has protein sequence MERYVCMICGHRYDPEKGEPLQDIAPGKEFTSLADNWVCPVCGAEKTLFKKE, from the coding sequence ATGGAACGATATGTCTGCATGATCTGCGGCCACAGGTACGATCCCGAGAAAGGAGAACCGCTTCAGGATATTGCACCGGGTAAAGAATTTACCTCCCTCGCGGACAACTGGGTCTGCCCGGTCTGCGGGGCAGAGAAAACCCTCTTCAAGAAGGAGTAA
- a CDS encoding desulfoferrodoxin — protein MTKLFEVYKCDLCGNITKVVHASTGTMVCCGQPMTLQPEKTADAGKEKHVPVVEKSAKGIIVKIGSIPHPMEEKHYIEWVEVRHGENLFIKGFKPGEKPEAEFCIADTNVKARAYCNVHGLWTNKA, from the coding sequence ATGACAAAATTGTTTGAAGTCTACAAGTGCGACCTCTGTGGGAACATAACAAAGGTTGTTCATGCATCGACAGGAACCATGGTCTGCTGCGGCCAGCCTATGACCCTCCAGCCCGAGAAGACCGCGGATGCAGGAAAGGAGAAGCACGTCCCGGTTGTTGAGAAATCAGCAAAAGGGATTATCGTTAAGATCGGTTCGATCCCCCACCCGATGGAAGAGAAGCATTACATCGAATGGGTCGAAGTCCGGCACGGCGAGAATCTCTTTATCAAAGGATTCAAACCCGGCGAGAAACCGGAGGCTGAGTTCTGTATCGCGGATACGAATGTCAAGGCCCGTGCCTACTGCAATGTCCACGGGCTCTGGACCAACAAAGCCTGA
- a CDS encoding AAA family ATPase, translating into MPIQHIHVENFKSFSEIDIDLSGFNVVIGSNAAGKSNFISVFKFLRDIARYGIVNAIAMQGGVEYLRNAKIGSAKDLVIRMDYIPDQALDVMDREGHDPPLLGIRACTTAYEFALRFPEYGDDFTIVRDQLTIGCEVSACERDGMRILEKKPIGKGELVVSSVDGEVQYAAAIPDGCCLKESDIVPAMFRGKHIPKKTLLLETIYGYPLPHTEKFFDRIAVYDIDPKLPKKGVAITGRRELDEDAGNLALVIHGIIEDPEKKRKFSNLLRDVLPFVEEFSVRKFMDVSLILTLRERYAKSTDLPASSLSDGTIAIFAMIIALYFEEKPFIIIEEPVSHIHPFLVGRLMTMMKEASEKKQVMITTHSTEVVKHADLEDILLISRDSEGFSIISRPGDKEEVRAFLENEIGIEELYVQNLLGL; encoded by the coding sequence ATGCCGATACAGCACATCCATGTTGAAAATTTCAAGAGTTTTTCCGAGATCGATATCGATCTGTCCGGTTTCAACGTTGTCATAGGATCCAACGCGGCGGGAAAGTCCAATTTTATCTCGGTTTTCAAATTTTTACGGGATATCGCACGGTACGGGATTGTCAATGCCATTGCCATGCAGGGAGGGGTGGAGTACCTCCGGAATGCCAAGATCGGTTCTGCGAAAGACCTCGTGATCAGGATGGATTATATTCCCGACCAGGCGCTCGATGTCATGGACCGGGAAGGGCACGATCCCCCCCTCCTGGGGATACGGGCTTGCACAACCGCGTATGAATTTGCCCTCCGGTTCCCTGAGTACGGTGATGATTTTACCATTGTCCGGGACCAGCTCACGATAGGGTGCGAAGTCTCTGCCTGCGAACGCGACGGCATGCGGATTCTTGAGAAAAAACCGATCGGTAAAGGTGAGCTTGTGGTATCCAGCGTGGATGGCGAAGTGCAGTACGCGGCTGCGATACCGGACGGCTGCTGCTTAAAGGAGAGCGATATCGTGCCGGCCATGTTCCGGGGAAAACATATCCCGAAGAAGACTCTGCTCCTCGAGACCATCTACGGTTATCCCCTGCCCCACACGGAGAAGTTCTTCGACCGGATCGCGGTGTACGATATCGATCCCAAGCTGCCCAAAAAAGGCGTTGCCATCACCGGCCGGCGCGAACTGGATGAGGATGCCGGAAACCTGGCGCTCGTCATCCACGGGATCATAGAGGATCCCGAGAAGAAGCGCAAATTCTCCAATCTCCTCCGCGATGTCCTGCCGTTTGTCGAGGAATTCTCGGTGCGGAAGTTCATGGATGTTTCGCTCATCCTCACTCTTCGCGAACGGTATGCGAAAAGCACGGATCTCCCCGCCTCCTCCCTGTCGGACGGGACGATAGCTATCTTTGCCATGATCATTGCCCTCTATTTCGAGGAGAAGCCCTTCATCATCATCGAGGAACCGGTCAGCCATATCCACCCGTTTCTCGTGGGTCGCCTGATGACGATGATGAAGGAAGCCTCCGAGAAAAAACAGGTGATGATAACAACGCACAGCACCGAGGTGGTCAAGCATGCGGACCTCGAAGACATCCTCCTGATCTCCCGGGACAGCGAGGGCTTCTCCATCATCTCCCGGCCGGGGGACAAGGAGGAAGTGCGGGCATTTCTCGAGAACGAGATCGGGATCGAAGAGCTCTATGTCCAGAATCTTTTGGGACTCTGA
- a CDS encoding HEAT repeat domain-containing protein — MDTNGLIPDSKAYYIHTESGTDIEGLIRAIRHKNLGIRWRAALALGDIGEPAVKPLIRALSENDHDIRWLAGLALGRIGDAAIPHLILALSDQDHDIRWHATRVLAGIGEPAIQSLIASLHDQDSDVQWRSAFALSLIGKPAVEPLILILKDKSWWVRVRAAWALGEIGDKRAVEPLIQSVNDMDWYVRWSAADALGKIGDQRAVTCLGKALKEPDSFVQVPATWALGKLGSSAPVEILIQSLKSSDWYVRWGAADALGNIGDMQAFESLKKLKGDKDEYVRRAAVEAIAKIYKKAGMTSEGPS, encoded by the coding sequence GTGGACACGAATGGTCTGATACCTGATAGTAAAGCGTATTATATCCATACTGAAAGCGGTACGGATATCGAAGGACTCATCAGGGCGATCCGGCACAAAAATCTCGGGATCCGCTGGAGAGCTGCCCTTGCTCTCGGGGACATCGGCGAGCCGGCAGTAAAACCCCTGATCCGTGCGCTCAGTGAAAACGACCATGATATCCGGTGGCTTGCCGGCCTTGCCCTGGGAAGAATTGGGGATGCTGCAATTCCCCACCTTATCCTGGCACTCTCCGACCAGGATCACGACATCCGCTGGCATGCAACCCGTGTATTGGCCGGGATCGGCGAGCCTGCAATCCAGTCCCTGATCGCCTCGCTCCATGACCAGGACAGCGACGTCCAGTGGAGGAGCGCTTTTGCCCTCTCCCTCATCGGGAAGCCTGCCGTTGAGCCGCTGATCCTCATCCTGAAAGATAAATCCTGGTGGGTGCGGGTCAGGGCTGCTTGGGCCCTTGGGGAGATTGGAGATAAAAGGGCAGTGGAACCGCTCATCCAGTCCGTCAACGACATGGACTGGTATGTCCGCTGGAGTGCTGCTGACGCCCTTGGCAAGATCGGGGACCAGCGGGCAGTAACCTGTCTTGGAAAAGCCTTAAAAGAGCCCGATTCATTCGTGCAGGTTCCTGCAACCTGGGCGCTGGGCAAACTCGGCAGCAGCGCCCCGGTCGAGATCCTCATCCAGTCCCTGAAAAGCTCTGACTGGTACGTGCGGTGGGGAGCTGCCGACGCACTCGGGAACATCGGCGACATGCAGGCATTTGAATCCTTAAAGAAACTGAAAGGAGATAAGGACGAGTATGTCCGCAGGGCGGCTGTTGAGGCGATCGCGAAGATCTATAAAAAAGCGGGCATGACATCTGAAGGGCCATCCTGA
- a CDS encoding thiamine pyrophosphate-dependent enzyme — MTPRNLITDAQNTWCPGCGNFTIQHVLKGVLAGMEKDGKSLDDIVLVSGIGCHAKIADYLNINSIYTLHGRTIPVATGVKLANPDLTVICCVGDGDCYAEGLDHLIFAAKRNIDLTVIVHNNRVYGLTTGQYTPTSPLGFRGKSTPAGTAEYPINPLELMLASGATYIARGYTRKQDQLRELFLNGISHHGFSFIDVLQICATFFPVADYYDSRVYDLQGHDNGNFDAACRVAREWDYNADSRIALGLLYRRQAPAFDDLMRPAPVSKEEREAAIAALMRSRI, encoded by the coding sequence ATGACTCCCCGCAACCTGATTACCGATGCCCAGAATACTTGGTGTCCCGGGTGCGGTAATTTCACGATCCAGCATGTGCTCAAGGGGGTTCTTGCCGGGATGGAGAAGGATGGAAAATCCCTTGACGATATTGTCCTTGTCTCAGGTATTGGCTGCCATGCCAAGATCGCAGATTACCTCAATATCAACAGTATCTACACCCTCCACGGGAGAACGATTCCCGTTGCAACGGGAGTGAAACTTGCAAATCCGGATCTCACGGTTATCTGCTGCGTAGGGGATGGCGACTGTTATGCCGAGGGGCTGGATCACCTCATCTTTGCCGCAAAACGCAATATCGATCTCACGGTGATCGTCCACAACAACCGGGTGTACGGCCTCACCACCGGGCAGTACACCCCCACATCCCCGCTGGGATTCAGGGGCAAGTCCACTCCAGCAGGCACTGCGGAGTATCCAATCAATCCCCTTGAACTGATGCTTGCCTCCGGGGCAACGTATATTGCCCGGGGATATACCCGTAAGCAAGATCAGCTCAGGGAGCTCTTCCTGAACGGGATATCCCATCATGGGTTCTCATTCATCGATGTACTTCAGATCTGCGCCACCTTCTTCCCGGTGGCTGATTATTACGATTCACGCGTGTACGATCTCCAGGGACATGATAACGGGAACTTCGATGCAGCCTGCCGTGTTGCGCGGGAGTGGGATTACAATGCCGATTCCCGGATTGCTCTTGGCCTTCTTTACCGGCGCCAGGCACCGGCATTCGACGATCTGATGCGCCCGGCGCCCGTTTCGAAGGAGGAGAGGGAGGCTGCCATTGCAGCGCTGATGAGATCGAGAATCTGA
- a CDS encoding DUF1894 domain-containing protein: MGCVESMNYEIVLRDATFKESRDYIKSNFKESIDVQPGFKVFDVHVIGLPPIAIGLDGDFVIFPYTKPCHGTFLLRVEDKEEAARLRKQKK; this comes from the coding sequence ATGGGCTGCGTAGAATCGATGAATTACGAGATTGTCCTGCGGGATGCGACGTTCAAGGAGTCCCGCGATTATATCAAGTCGAATTTCAAGGAGAGTATCGATGTCCAGCCCGGCTTCAAGGTCTTCGACGTCCACGTTATCGGTCTACCCCCCATCGCCATAGGCCTTGACGGGGATTTTGTCATCTTCCCGTATACCAAGCCCTGTCATGGCACGTTCCTTCTTCGCGTGGAAGACAAGGAAGAAGCAGCCCGGCTCCGGAAACAGAAAAAGTGA
- a CDS encoding response regulator — protein sequence MDDEQIILDVTHEVLKFLGYDVMFAQDGDKAYDLYVREKNAGSPFDIVILDLSVPEGIGGKEAIAKLQKFDPSIKAIVSSGYSNDPVVQEFTKYGFSGKLSKPYKINDMKVILEQLMTRQA from the coding sequence ATGGATGATGAGCAGATAATCCTTGACGTCACGCATGAGGTGCTCAAGTTCCTGGGGTACGACGTGATGTTTGCGCAGGACGGGGACAAGGCATATGATCTGTATGTCCGGGAGAAGAATGCCGGCTCCCCGTTTGATATTGTCATCCTCGATCTCTCGGTACCTGAGGGGATTGGAGGAAAAGAGGCGATTGCGAAACTCCAGAAATTCGATCCCTCAATAAAAGCCATCGTTTCGAGCGGCTATTCAAACGATCCTGTTGTGCAGGAATTTACCAAGTACGGCTTTTCAGGAAAGCTGTCCAAACCCTATAAGATCAATGATATGAAAGTCATACTCGAGCAGCTGATGACCCGGCAGGCCTGA
- a CDS encoding TspO/MBR family protein, with protein sequence MFFVAILLIITIGICLLAGIIGSVFTTAGIPVWYAGLVKPAFTPPAWVFAPVWTVLYILMGISLFLILRSDGKKEYFRISLALFSVQLILNVMWSYLFFGLHSISLGLICLVLLFVVLLCTILMTLRISRDAGLLLVPYLLWLCIALYLNTSIFLLNPM encoded by the coding sequence ATGTTTTTTGTGGCGATTCTTCTCATAATTACAATTGGGATCTGCCTGCTTGCAGGTATCATCGGTTCGGTTTTCACCACGGCAGGGATTCCTGTCTGGTATGCCGGGCTTGTTAAACCGGCGTTCACCCCGCCCGCCTGGGTATTTGCCCCGGTCTGGACGGTCCTTTATATCCTGATGGGAATATCGCTCTTCCTCATCCTGCGCTCTGACGGAAAAAAAGAGTATTTCCGTATATCTCTTGCCCTGTTTTCCGTCCAGCTGATCCTGAACGTGATGTGGTCGTATCTCTTCTTTGGCCTTCACTCCATCTCGCTCGGTCTGATCTGCCTCGTCCTGCTCTTTGTCGTCCTGCTCTGCACCATTCTCATGACCCTCCGGATCTCCCGGGATGCAGGCCTGTTGCTCGTACCCTATCTTCTCTGGCTCTGCATTGCCCTCTATCTCAACACTTCGATCTTCCTTCTCAATCCCATGTGA
- a CDS encoding IPT/TIG domain-containing protein, with amino-acid sequence MDDTFWCCAAVTGLLLMAVLLAGCSGEEQPAATTPPVTTTVQAVKYSAGDIVARPAQASGEASYLILGYDRTTDQYERAWVYRNPDGNFGYRPDSRTDKSPRATVEKVYTVKLVHVPVSSIPVITPTVVTVATTIPGSVPMLQKISPNTASKDSTVSITITGSSFWDGATVKLLQTGHTPVKATAVSVVSPLEIDCTFDLAGLDKGMATIIVTNPDGQTGTMINAFSIDTAGPLITSVYPGSLKAGETRQIVIYGQNFQDLTKVTLMQGSALLDCTNPVLQETTKIYCDLAVPAAAKTGSWNLTVINVADQKTGQYIRPFTITNST; translated from the coding sequence ATGGATGACACATTCTGGTGTTGTGCTGCTGTTACCGGGCTTCTCCTCATGGCGGTTTTGCTGGCTGGTTGCTCAGGGGAAGAACAACCTGCAGCAACAACTCCTCCCGTCACAACAACGGTTCAGGCAGTGAAATATTCCGCCGGCGATATTGTGGCCCGACCGGCACAGGCATCGGGCGAGGCTTCGTATCTTATTCTCGGCTATGACCGCACAACCGATCAGTACGAGCGGGCCTGGGTTTACCGGAATCCCGATGGCAACTTCGGGTATCGTCCCGACAGCAGGACCGACAAGAGCCCCCGCGCAACCGTCGAGAAGGTATATACGGTCAAACTGGTGCATGTTCCGGTATCGTCTATACCGGTAATCACGCCCACGGTAGTTACAGTTGCAACCACCATCCCGGGAAGTGTACCCATGCTCCAGAAAATCTCCCCGAATACGGCTTCGAAAGACTCGACCGTAAGTATCACGATCACCGGGAGCAGTTTCTGGGATGGTGCAACGGTTAAACTTCTCCAGACGGGACATACTCCCGTGAAGGCAACGGCAGTATCGGTGGTATCTCCCCTGGAAATTGACTGCACGTTCGATCTTGCTGGTCTTGACAAGGGAATGGCAACCATCATCGTGACAAACCCTGACGGCCAGACCGGAACGATGATAAATGCCTTCAGCATCGATACTGCCGGGCCCCTGATCACCAGCGTCTACCCCGGCAGCCTGAAGGCGGGAGAAACCCGCCAGATTGTCATCTATGGGCAGAATTTTCAGGATCTCACCAAGGTGACGCTGATGCAGGGGTCGGCACTTCTCGACTGCACAAACCCGGTGCTCCAGGAGACGACAAAGATCTACTGCGATCTGGCCGTGCCGGCTGCAGCAAAGACCGGCTCCTGGAACCTGACGGTAATCAATGTCGCCGATCAGAAGACCGGCCAGTATATCCGGCCCTTCACCATCACCAATTCCACCTGA
- a CDS encoding DUF2179 domain-containing protein, protein MVASVISPEIFAFVIVPLLIFCARVCDMSLDTIRVIFVSKGIKYLPPIIGFFEVIIWLVAIGQVMNNLTNVVCYLAYGAGFATGTFVGMAIEEKLSLGLTSVRIITKEDPADLVKYLRQHNYGVTSIDAEGGTGKVKMVFTIIKRQDLGHVVGIIKQFNPNAFYSVEEVKSVAEGVFPKRNSHFLYRWLDSMSFNAKGK, encoded by the coding sequence ATGGTCGCATCGGTAATTTCCCCGGAAATTTTTGCCTTTGTGATAGTCCCGCTGCTGATCTTCTGTGCCCGTGTCTGCGACATGAGCCTTGACACAATCCGGGTCATCTTTGTCTCGAAAGGCATCAAGTACCTCCCCCCCATCATCGGATTTTTCGAGGTTATCATCTGGCTTGTTGCCATCGGGCAGGTCATGAACAACTTGACCAACGTTGTCTGTTACCTTGCATACGGCGCCGGTTTTGCAACCGGGACATTCGTTGGCATGGCCATCGAAGAGAAACTCTCGCTTGGCCTGACGAGCGTGCGCATCATAACAAAAGAGGATCCCGCAGACCTGGTAAAGTACCTCCGGCAGCATAATTACGGGGTCACAAGTATCGATGCCGAGGGCGGCACCGGTAAAGTCAAGATGGTCTTCACCATCATCAAGCGCCAGGATCTCGGGCACGTGGTCGGCATCATCAAGCAGTTCAACCCGAACGCGTTTTACTCCGTGGAAGAGGTCAAGTCGGTGGCAGAAGGGGTCTTTCCCAAACGGAACTCCCATTTCTTGTACCGCTGGCTCGATTCGATGAGCTTCAATGCCAAAGGAAAGTGA
- a CDS encoding TrkH family potassium uptake protein codes for MHRFSHLATIIADLGDIFVFIAPITALPLVVAVLFAEWGMLLPMASVPAIFLGAGLILRHVPRHDRGVRLSTSLCSIALFWFCCALVSGLPFLLGLHMSFLDSLFEGMAGWTGTAYTMLSSPDTAPHTLIFWRTYMQWIGGIGIIAYSIAVASSTGLFRSKIFRTESRDEPLMPSIMHAGRAIWKIYGILTFLAIGLILFAGLSLWESVNLGLSAISTGGFVPHAGGILYYQSPLLELLLLPIMIAGALPFKLYYLILENHRWSLFGDKQIKLFFIILAAGVALLTYDLVFFGNLEFIPAFRQGLFMAVSALTTTGFQVSDIHAWAGVTLLFLAMLTFIGGAVGSTSGGIKLDRVAFAYQALTWWFHRLYVSGKVLLPFKIEGRVIPRSTAELLAAKNMLVILLSVLVVILATLIVIQFNQTLYSVTEIIYNVVSAFSTCGINTGYVSPEMPDISKWIFILVMWIGRLEVIPVIMLFLVMLRGYES; via the coding sequence ATGCACCGGTTTTCGCATCTGGCAACGATCATCGCCGATCTCGGGGATATCTTTGTGTTCATCGCCCCGATAACGGCGCTCCCGCTTGTCGTTGCAGTGCTCTTTGCCGAATGGGGAATGCTCCTGCCCATGGCATCGGTTCCGGCCATCTTTCTTGGTGCAGGACTGATCCTCCGGCATGTACCCCGCCACGACCGCGGCGTGCGGCTCTCGACGTCTCTCTGCTCCATCGCTCTCTTCTGGTTCTGCTGTGCCCTTGTAAGCGGCCTTCCGTTCCTCCTTGGCCTCCACATGAGTTTCCTGGACTCCCTTTTCGAGGGGATGGCAGGTTGGACCGGGACCGCGTACACCATGCTTTCCTCCCCGGATACAGCGCCCCATACCCTCATATTCTGGCGCACGTATATGCAGTGGATTGGCGGGATCGGGATCATCGCATACTCGATTGCCGTTGCCAGCAGCACCGGCCTCTTCCGCTCCAAGATCTTCCGGACCGAGAGCCGCGATGAACCCCTCATGCCCAGCATCATGCATGCCGGGAGGGCTATCTGGAAGATCTATGGCATCCTGACCTTCCTTGCCATTGGCCTCATTCTTTTTGCCGGTCTGTCCCTCTGGGAATCGGTCAATCTCGGGCTGTCCGCCATCTCTACGGGAGGTTTTGTACCTCATGCCGGGGGCATCCTCTACTATCAGAGCCCCCTGCTGGAACTCCTCCTCCTCCCGATCATGATAGCCGGGGCTCTGCCGTTCAAACTCTATTACCTGATCCTCGAGAACCACCGGTGGAGCCTTTTCGGGGATAAGCAGATCAAGCTTTTCTTCATCATCCTTGCCGCAGGTGTTGCTCTGCTCACGTATGATCTCGTCTTTTTTGGCAACCTCGAATTCATCCCTGCGTTCCGGCAGGGCCTGTTCATGGCAGTCTCGGCGCTCACGACCACCGGGTTTCAGGTGTCCGACATCCATGCATGGGCAGGAGTCACTCTGCTCTTCCTTGCCATGCTGACTTTCATCGGGGGAGCTGTCGGCAGTACCTCCGGGGGAATCAAACTCGACCGGGTTGCATTTGCTTACCAGGCCCTCACCTGGTGGTTCCACCGGCTCTATGTGAGCGGAAAAGTGCTTCTCCCCTTCAAGATCGAGGGGCGGGTGATTCCCCGATCAACTGCGGAACTCCTTGCAGCAAAGAATATGCTCGTCATTCTCCTGTCCGTCCTTGTCGTTATCCTTGCAACGCTCATCGTCATCCAGTTCAACCAGACCCTGTATTCGGTAACGGAGATCATTTACAATGTGGTTTCCGCCTTCTCCACCTGTGGAATCAACACCGGCTATGTATCACCGGAGATGCCGGACATATCCAAGTGGATCTTCATCCTTGTCATGTGGATCGGCAGGCTGGAAGTGATTCCGGTCATCATGCTCTTCCTCGTCATGCTCCGGGGATACGAGTCATAG
- a CDS encoding 2-oxoacid:acceptor oxidoreductase subunit alpha, whose amino-acid sequence MKDISVLIGGKAGDGINSAGAIIAQLLNHSGYHIYLYFDYPSLIRGGHNFAIIRGAEQDVETCRETVDFILALNQETLNRHDSMKNPGAVVLYNADLVKGTGHGIPVKEILALEKAPEIMGNSAIIGGFAKAAGIGWDTVQAVFTAHIPKEFEMNLKVARRAYDMLEPLRPISPCTSPACPLVTGNEAIGIGLLKAGLEAYVSYPMTPSSSLLHFLAGQKDRFGLQVVHPENEIAVILMGLGFSCAGKRVAVGTSGGGFCLMTEGVSFAGMAELPLVIFVSQRTGPSTGLPTYTGQSDLRLVLHAGQGEFPRLIVAPGDVQEAVYWSAAAMNLAWKFQVPAFILADKTLSEGTYRLDPSAVPEILPGDSPRWDGSSPYQRYSAGVSALAFPGTKDAIIKVNSYAHAGSGITTEEGRDVIQMAEKRLKKERSLAAELEKYPQVSAGGLAGSPDVLLCWGSTKGVCREVASSLGLRFVQPVVLSPFPADVVKKALSGARRIICVEENQTGQLGDLALQHGIVAEKRILKYDGRPFTREELEQKVREALA is encoded by the coding sequence ATGAAAGACATATCGGTTCTTATCGGGGGAAAAGCCGGTGACGGGATCAACAGTGCGGGGGCAATAATTGCCCAGCTGCTGAATCATTCCGGGTATCATATTTACCTGTATTTTGATTACCCCTCCCTGATCCGGGGAGGTCACAATTTTGCCATCATACGGGGAGCAGAGCAGGATGTGGAAACCTGCCGGGAAACGGTGGATTTCATTCTGGCCCTGAATCAGGAAACCCTGAACCGGCACGACTCCATGAAGAACCCGGGTGCCGTTGTCCTGTATAATGCGGACCTTGTCAAAGGCACCGGCCATGGCATTCCCGTAAAGGAGATCCTTGCCCTTGAAAAAGCCCCGGAGATCATGGGCAATTCTGCCATCATCGGGGGGTTTGCAAAGGCTGCTGGTATCGGCTGGGATACGGTGCAGGCAGTATTCACCGCCCATATCCCGAAAGAGTTCGAGATGAACCTGAAGGTTGCCCGGAGGGCATACGACATGCTTGAACCGCTTCGGCCAATCAGCCCGTGCACCTCTCCTGCCTGCCCTCTTGTCACCGGCAACGAGGCGATCGGCATCGGACTGCTCAAAGCCGGGCTTGAGGCGTACGTCTCGTATCCTATGACTCCGTCGTCGAGTCTCCTCCATTTCCTTGCCGGGCAGAAGGACCGGTTCGGGCTCCAGGTTGTGCATCCGGAGAACGAGATCGCGGTCATCCTGATGGGTCTTGGCTTCTCGTGTGCCGGTAAACGGGTGGCAGTCGGGACATCCGGCGGGGGTTTCTGCCTGATGACCGAAGGGGTCTCTTTTGCCGGGATGGCAGAACTCCCGCTGGTAATCTTCGTCTCTCAGCGGACCGGGCCATCTACCGGGCTCCCCACCTATACCGGCCAGTCGGACCTGCGGCTGGTCCTCCATGCAGGACAGGGAGAGTTCCCCCGGCTCATTGTTGCTCCCGGGGATGTCCAGGAAGCAGTGTACTGGTCGGCAGCAGCGATGAACCTGGCCTGGAAATTCCAGGTGCCCGCGTTCATTCTTGCCGATAAAACGCTCTCTGAAGGAACATACCGTCTTGATCCCTCGGCAGTTCCGGAGATCCTGCCCGGAGATTCTCCCCGCTGGGATGGCAGCAGCCCTTACCAGCGGTATTCCGCCGGGGTGTCCGCCCTGGCCTTCCCCGGGACAAAGGATGCGATAATCAAGGTGAACAGTTATGCCCATGCCGGGTCGGGGATTACAACGGAGGAAGGCCGCGATGTCATCCAGATGGCGGAGAAACGGCTTAAAAAAGAGCGGAGTCTTGCTGCTGAACTGGAGAAATACCCCCAGGTGAGTGCCGGCGGGTTGGCGGGATCTCCCGATGTTCTTCTCTGCTGGGGCTCAACAAAGGGTGTCTGCAGGGAAGTTGCCTCCAGTCTCGGGCTCCGTTTTGTCCAGCCGGTCGTTCTGTCGCCTTTCCCGGCAGATGTGGTGAAAAAGGCGCTTTCAGGAGCCCGCCGGATCATCTGCGTGGAAGAGAACCAGACGGGGCAGCTTGGCGACCTTGCGCTGCAGCATGGCATTGTTGCAGAGAAACGGATCCTGAAGTACGATGGCCGCCCGTTCACCCGCGAAGAACTGGAACAAAAAGTCAGGGAGGCCCTCGCATGA
- a CDS encoding FprA family A-type flavoprotein, translated as MVSRAIASGIFWVGALDFDRRIFDELIPLPDGTSYNAYLIQGSEKTALIDTVDPAREFELISNLVKMGTERIDYIVINHAEQDHSGSLPMVLEFFPDAVVVTNEKCRDLLVALLHIPADRFRIIKDGEQLSLGDRTLEFLITPWTHWPETQLTYLREDRILFPCDLFGFHQASSELFITDNAQAYRSAKRYYAEIMMPFRNSIKGYVERVRALPLAMIAPSHGPIHRNPAFILDAYADWVSDSVKNEVVIPYVSMHGSTQKMVEHLTEALIARGIVVRPFNLTHTDIGELALSLVDAATVVVATPTVLFGPHPQVVYATYLANALKPKIKYASVIGSFGWGGKSAETIVKMLDHLKVEVLDPVIVRGQPDEASMQALDRLAEEILKKHKEINLL; from the coding sequence ATGGTTTCACGCGCAATTGCCTCTGGTATTTTCTGGGTGGGTGCCCTGGATTTCGACCGGAGGATCTTCGATGAACTGATACCGCTACCCGATGGCACGAGTTATAACGCGTACCTGATCCAGGGAAGCGAGAAGACTGCTCTCATCGACACTGTTGACCCCGCCAGGGAGTTCGAACTGATCTCGAACCTTGTCAAGATGGGAACCGAACGGATAGATTACATCGTGATCAACCATGCCGAGCAGGATCATTCCGGCTCGCTCCCCATGGTCCTTGAGTTTTTCCCGGACGCGGTGGTTGTGACCAACGAGAAATGCCGCGATCTTCTCGTGGCCCTCCTGCATATACCGGCAGACCGTTTCCGGATCATCAAAGACGGAGAACAACTCTCCCTTGGCGACCGGACCCTTGAATTCCTCATCACTCCCTGGACGCACTGGCCCGAGACCCAGCTGACATACCTCCGCGAGGACCGGATCCTCTTCCCCTGCGATCTCTTCGGCTTCCACCAGGCTTCAAGCGAACTCTTCATCACCGACAATGCACAGGCATACCGTTCTGCGAAGCGGTATTATGCCGAGATAATGATGCCGTTCCGGAACAGCATCAAAGGCTATGTCGAGCGTGTCCGGGCTCTCCCCCTTGCAATGATTGCTCCGAGCCACGGGCCCATCCATCGCAATCCCGCGTTCATCCTCGATGCCTATGCTGACTGGGTCTCCGACTCGGTCAAGAACGAAGTGGTGATCCCGTACGTCTCCATGCACGGGAGCACCCAGAAGATGGTGGAGCACCTCACCGAAGCGCTCATTGCCCGGGGGATCGTTGTCAGGCCCTTCAACCTGACACACACGGATATTGGCGAACTGGCGCTGTCCCTCGTGGATGCAGCAACGGTTGTTGTCGCCACGCCAACGGTCCTTTTCGGCCCCCACCCCCAGGTCGTGTACGCCACGTACCTCGCGAACGCGCTCAAGCCCAAGATTAAGTATGCCTCCGTCATCGGCTCGTTCGGCTGGGGCGGCAAGTCGGCTGAGACGATTGTAAAGATGCTTGACCACCTCAAGGTCGAGGTGCTGGACCCGGTCATTGTCCGGGGACAGCCCGATGAAGCCTCCATGCAGGCCCTTGACCGGCTTGCTGAGGAAATATTGAAGAAGCATAAGGAGATCAATCTCCTGTAG